A portion of the Glycine max cultivar Williams 82 chromosome 10, Glycine_max_v4.0, whole genome shotgun sequence genome contains these proteins:
- the GA2OX3 gene encoding gibberellin 2-beta-dioxygenase → MLNESCLVKTCKPSIMFTRVPEVDLSDPEAKSLIIKASKECGFFKVVQHGVAFELITNLENEVLRFFHQPQPQKDKVVPPDPCGYGSRKIGANGDEGWLEYLLINTNPDDPKSLHLFQQNPANFRSAVEDYIGAVKNLCSDVLELMADGLGVEPRNVFSRLTMDERSDCLLRVNRYPVCAELDEFEALSEQYLIGFGEHTDPQIISVLRSNNSHGLQICLRDGTWASIPPDQTSFFVIVGDLLQVMTNGRFKSVKHRVLTDSTISRISIIYFGGPPLNENIAPLPSLVLKEEESLYKELTWQEYKTATFKSRLSDNRLRLFEKFPSE, encoded by the exons ATGCTTAATGAGTCATGTCTTGTGAAGACATGCAAACCTTCTATCATGTTCACTAGGGTTCCTGAGGTCGATCTCTCGGACCCCGAGGCCAAGTCACTCATTATCAAGGCCAGCAAAGAGTGTGGTTTCTTTAAGGTAGTCCAACATGGCGTTGCGTTTGAGTTGATTACAAATTTGGAGAACGAAGTCCTTAGATTTTTCCATCAACCACAGCCACAAAAGGACAAGGTGGTTCCTCCTGATCCTTGTGGTTATGGAAGCAGGAAAATTGGAGCCAATGGTGATGAAGGTTGGCTCGAGTACCTCCTCATCAACACTAACCCTGATGATCCAAAGTCACTTCACCTTTTTCAGCAAAACCCAGCAAATTTCAG GTCTGCTGTGGAGGATTATATAGGAGCAGTTAAGAATTTGTGCTCTGATGTGTTGGAACTTATGGCTGATGGGTTGGGAGTTGAGCCGAGGAATGTGTTTAGTAGGCTTACAATGGATGAGAGAAGCGATTGCTTATTAAGGGTTAATCGCTACCCCGTATGTGCAGAGCTTGATGAATTTGAAGCATTGAGTGAACAATATTTAATTGGGTTTGGCGAACACACAGACCCACAGATAATATCTGTACTGAGATCGAATAACAGTCACGGACTACAAATCTGTCTCCGAGATGGAACTTGGGCTTCAATTCCACCAGATCAGACTTCTTTCTTCGTCATTGTTGGTGACCTCTTGCAG GTGATGACTAATGGGAGATTTAAAAGTGTAAAGCATAGGGTATTGACTGACTCAACCATTTCAAGAATTTCAATAATCTACTTTGGAGGACCACCCTTGAATGAAAATATTGCTCCTTTACCTTCACTCGTGCTAAAGGAAGAAGAGAGTTTGTATAAAGAGTTAACGTGGCAGGAATACAAGACTGCTACGTTCAAGTCAAGGTTGTCTGATAATAGGCTAAGACTCTTTGAGAAATTTCCTAGTGAGTGA